The following are encoded in a window of Primulina eburnea isolate SZY01 chromosome 4, ASM2296580v1, whole genome shotgun sequence genomic DNA:
- the LOC140829720 gene encoding monothiol glutaredoxin-S5-like codes for MEGVRKMVAEKPVVIFSKSSCCMSHTIWTLFRDFGVNLTVHELDEIPMGLEIEQALSKLGCNPTVPAVFIGGELVGGANEVMSLHLKRTLKPMLKKAGALWV; via the coding sequence ATGGAAGGTGTACGCAAGATGGTAGCCGAAAAACCGGTGGTGATCTTCAGCAAGAGCTCGTGTTGCATGAGCCACACTATCTGGACGCTCTTTCGCGATTTTGGAGTCAATCTTACGgttcacgagctagatgagatcCCGATGGGTCTGGAAATCGAGCAAGCCCTGTCTAAACTCGGCTGCAACCCCACCGTGCCAGCAGTGTTCATCGGTGGCGAACTTGTGGGAGGAGCGAATGAGGTCATGAGTCTCCACCTGAAGAGGACCCTAAAGCCCATGCTCAAAAAGGCTGGCGCTTTGTGGGTCTAA
- the LOC140830749 gene encoding zinc finger CCCH domain-containing protein 34-like isoform X2, with protein MEGVPVEEWVGPGGETGLEEPVWRLGFGGGSDSYPERPDEPACIYYLRTGFCGYGNRCRFNHPRDRSAAVGTLSAGGREFPERVGQPVCQYYTRTGMCKFGAFCKYDHPKHGVESPAPLTLNFFGYPLRPGEKECSYYVKTGQCKFGVTCKFDHPQPSGIHFSSQASPVPGALAASAAMPLPAVYPTVQSSVQSSQQYGVVSSNWPVPRPTVLSGPYVPGNYGPLLLPPGVVPVPGWTPYPASVSPVASPSSQPTGAAGPVYGIAQLSPSATAYAGPYLSVTSAGLLSSSLEEHAFPERPGQPECRYFVRTGNCKFGSTCKYHHPPEWNAPKTDFVLSLMGLPLRPGKSVCSHYAQNGVCKFGPSCKFDHPMSILSYSPSTSSLTDMPVGPYPMGSTNATLAPSSSSSDLRPEILSGSNKDVFPMQMSSANSSSSSVGSIFSKSGLLPQSGVPGGNNPSQGSKFHTSS; from the exons ATGGAGGGGGTACCCGTGGAGGAATGGGTAGGACCGGGGGGCGAAACCGGGCTTGAAG AACCTGTGTGGCGATTAGGTTTTGGTGGTGGGTCCGATTCATACCCTGAGAGGCCTGATGAGCCTGCTTGTATCTATTACTTGAGGACTGGGTTCTGTGGATACGGCAATCGGTGCAGGTTCAATCATCCCCGTGATCGTAGC GCAGCAGTGGGAACTTTGAGTGCTGGTGGACGGGAATTCCCCGAACGTGTTGGGCAACCTGTCTGTCAG TACTACACGCGGACTGGAATGTGCAAATTTGGAGCTTTCTGCAAGTATGACCATCCAAAACATGGAGTTGAATCGCCAGCCCCATTGACTCTGAATTTTTTTGGATATCCCTTGAGACCG GGAGAAAAGGAATGCTCGTATTATGTTAAAACAGGGCAATGCAAGTTCGGCGTCACTTGTAAATTTGATCATCCCCAGCCATCTGGGATACATTTTTCATCTCAAGCTTCCCCTGTCCCTGGGGCTTTGGCTGCCTCAGCAGCCATGCCCTTACCTGCTGTTTATCCAACTGTGCAGTCTTCTGTTCAATCTTCTCAACAATATGGGGTAGTATCCAGCAACTGGCCCGTTCCCAGACCAACTGTGCTTTCGGGTCCTTATGTTCCTGGGAATTATGGTCCCTTGCTCCTGCCCCCAGGAGTTGTTCCTGTTCCTGGTTGGACCCCCTATCCG GCGTCAGTTAGTCCTGTGGCCTCGCCAAGTAGTCAACCCACTGGTGCTGCAGGCCCTGTTTATGGGATAGCACAGTTGTCTCCTTCAGCAACTGCATATGCAGGACCATATCTTTCTGTAACTTCAGCTGGCCTCTTGAGCAGCAGTCTGGAGGAACACGCCTTTCCAGAAAGACCTGGCCAACCAGAATGTCGGTACTTTGTAAGGACTGGGAATTGTAAATTTGGATCTACATGCAAGTATCACCATCCACCAGAATGGAATGCACCAAAAACAGATTTCGTGCTTAGTCTGATGGGTCTGCCTTTACGCCCA GGCAAATCAGTCTGCTCTCATTACGCCCAAAATGGAGTATGCAAATTTGGTCCATCGTGCAAATTCGACCACCCAATGAGCATTTTGAGTTACAGTCCATCAACATCATCTCTGACTGATATGCCTGTTGGGCCTTACCCAATGGGATCTACAAACGCAACTTTGGCTCCATCATCATCCTCATCAGACCTAAGGCCCGAAATTCTTTCTGGTTCAAACAAAGATGTGTTCCCTATGCAGATGTCTTCGGCAAACAGTTCAAGTTCTTCAGTTGGTTCAATATTCTCTAAGAGTGGCCTCCTTCCCCAATCCGGTGTACCGGGTGGCAATAACCCAAGTCAAGGGAGCAAGTTTCACACCTCGAGTTGA
- the LOC140830749 gene encoding zinc finger CCCH domain-containing protein 34-like isoform X1 yields the protein MEGVPVEEWVGPGGETGLEEPVWRLGFGGGSDSYPERPDEPACIYYLRTGFCGYGNRCRFNHPRDRSVAAVGTLSAGGREFPERVGQPVCQYYTRTGMCKFGAFCKYDHPKHGVESPAPLTLNFFGYPLRPGEKECSYYVKTGQCKFGVTCKFDHPQPSGIHFSSQASPVPGALAASAAMPLPAVYPTVQSSVQSSQQYGVVSSNWPVPRPTVLSGPYVPGNYGPLLLPPGVVPVPGWTPYPASVSPVASPSSQPTGAAGPVYGIAQLSPSATAYAGPYLSVTSAGLLSSSLEEHAFPERPGQPECRYFVRTGNCKFGSTCKYHHPPEWNAPKTDFVLSLMGLPLRPGKSVCSHYAQNGVCKFGPSCKFDHPMSILSYSPSTSSLTDMPVGPYPMGSTNATLAPSSSSSDLRPEILSGSNKDVFPMQMSSANSSSSSVGSIFSKSGLLPQSGVPGGNNPSQGSKFHTSS from the exons ATGGAGGGGGTACCCGTGGAGGAATGGGTAGGACCGGGGGGCGAAACCGGGCTTGAAG AACCTGTGTGGCGATTAGGTTTTGGTGGTGGGTCCGATTCATACCCTGAGAGGCCTGATGAGCCTGCTTGTATCTATTACTTGAGGACTGGGTTCTGTGGATACGGCAATCGGTGCAGGTTCAATCATCCCCGTGATCGTAGCGTG GCAGCAGTGGGAACTTTGAGTGCTGGTGGACGGGAATTCCCCGAACGTGTTGGGCAACCTGTCTGTCAG TACTACACGCGGACTGGAATGTGCAAATTTGGAGCTTTCTGCAAGTATGACCATCCAAAACATGGAGTTGAATCGCCAGCCCCATTGACTCTGAATTTTTTTGGATATCCCTTGAGACCG GGAGAAAAGGAATGCTCGTATTATGTTAAAACAGGGCAATGCAAGTTCGGCGTCACTTGTAAATTTGATCATCCCCAGCCATCTGGGATACATTTTTCATCTCAAGCTTCCCCTGTCCCTGGGGCTTTGGCTGCCTCAGCAGCCATGCCCTTACCTGCTGTTTATCCAACTGTGCAGTCTTCTGTTCAATCTTCTCAACAATATGGGGTAGTATCCAGCAACTGGCCCGTTCCCAGACCAACTGTGCTTTCGGGTCCTTATGTTCCTGGGAATTATGGTCCCTTGCTCCTGCCCCCAGGAGTTGTTCCTGTTCCTGGTTGGACCCCCTATCCG GCGTCAGTTAGTCCTGTGGCCTCGCCAAGTAGTCAACCCACTGGTGCTGCAGGCCCTGTTTATGGGATAGCACAGTTGTCTCCTTCAGCAACTGCATATGCAGGACCATATCTTTCTGTAACTTCAGCTGGCCTCTTGAGCAGCAGTCTGGAGGAACACGCCTTTCCAGAAAGACCTGGCCAACCAGAATGTCGGTACTTTGTAAGGACTGGGAATTGTAAATTTGGATCTACATGCAAGTATCACCATCCACCAGAATGGAATGCACCAAAAACAGATTTCGTGCTTAGTCTGATGGGTCTGCCTTTACGCCCA GGCAAATCAGTCTGCTCTCATTACGCCCAAAATGGAGTATGCAAATTTGGTCCATCGTGCAAATTCGACCACCCAATGAGCATTTTGAGTTACAGTCCATCAACATCATCTCTGACTGATATGCCTGTTGGGCCTTACCCAATGGGATCTACAAACGCAACTTTGGCTCCATCATCATCCTCATCAGACCTAAGGCCCGAAATTCTTTCTGGTTCAAACAAAGATGTGTTCCCTATGCAGATGTCTTCGGCAAACAGTTCAAGTTCTTCAGTTGGTTCAATATTCTCTAAGAGTGGCCTCCTTCCCCAATCCGGTGTACCGGGTGGCAATAACCCAAGTCAAGGGAGCAAGTTTCACACCTCGAGTTGA